Proteins found in one Bicyclus anynana chromosome 24, ilBicAnyn1.1, whole genome shotgun sequence genomic segment:
- the LOC112047851 gene encoding snRNA-activating protein complex subunit 4, whose translation MIDLDDSVFDSSDEENDIHDLEQLNAALDSQDPCSNATGLESLPGGSICSASSTYGEYSKIETALALNKMCEEKMRRLEGILHVRLIECRKRLAQVQSTAFSNNIYYKENFRYVQCGKPYFKDSCGFPAPDNEDTLLMAKSNMYNCSGIASVPGWTFKDKSSLNNIITKMSKEIRKKELTKQISNLTRENKLSKSTKNKKAISELRNEIGKVDKMSLKKLALPINEEYDWDYIASHMSDRHSAQEYRSLWKLFLHPSINKSIWSKSEHTAIQRIAFQHHLQDWDAISKELNSGRTNYQSFVYFRTNMNNTVIGGKWTREEEEYLKRLIEYYKEDNYIPWGKVAASMENRTKVQIYNKFYRLCELRKGKFLQEEDSVILSCVQHFGPNFRKVTEYLQGRSVTQCRDRYNTLMRHNFSAVWTVEEDRKLVQLVSTQDEATVFSTITRFFPGKDRMNIRTRYLTLAKWIKRHPNTNIAHAPRRGARRLGHGKSTKDLSKAIECLKKRLQSEVTDKKKRKVTVDSPENVIDDAMVAVLTTELTIQMAAERQNLLLQEERDDGRCQVVIKDYEVTHLHRILLLLKSKLNKHKFANSPSRNTHQGLLDVKFEKNYSQFRSYSKTIAVKKLKSQKKLDIWGNGTLENLAYVLPPQYATIIGCKKVTLSHQYPKAQHEEPRNINILAKRNLMVRNELQLLIERFHTIFLWPILLSSSTPNVYKTYITPPGAQNLNRIMRTSDYETRSFTDDYNFVLPKPDLKTVKSVKKNQNTIDLVESNDSQKINIDENFFESIS comes from the coding sequence atgatTGATTTGGACGATAGTGTGTTCGACTCTAGTGACGAGGAAAACGACATACACGATTTAGAACAACTGAATGCCGCTCTAGATAGTCAGGATCCGTGTTCCAATGCCACTGGACTCGAAAGCTTGCCCGGCGGAAGCATTTGCAGTGCTTCCTCAACTTACGGCGAGTATTCTAAAATCGAGACTGCTCTAGCTCTTAATAAAATGTGCGAGGAGAAAATGCGAAGACTGGAAGGTATTCTGCATGTACGGTTGATCGAATGCCGAAAAAGACTGGCCCAAGTCCAATCAACTGCATTctctaataatatttattacaaagaaaattttCGCTACGTACAATGCGGCAAGCCATACTTTAAAGACAGTTGCGGCTTCCCTGCACCTGACAACGAGGATACTTTGCTGATGGCCAAGTCGAACATGTACAATTGCTCTGGAATTGCCTCAGTCCCTGGATGGACCTTTAAAGATAAGAGCTCCCTCAATAATATAATCACTAAAATGTCTAAAGAAATCAGAAAGAAAGAACTGACTAAgcaaatttcaaatttaaccCGTGAAAACAAATTATCGAAAAgtacaaagaataaaaaagccaTTTCGGAACTCAGAAATGAAATTGGCAAAGTAGACAAAATGTCTCTCAAGAAATTAGCTCTTCCCATAAATGAGGAGTACGACTGGGATTACATAGCTTCCCATATGAGCGACAGACATAGTGCACAAGAGTATAGATCTCTTTGGAAATTGTTTTTGCACCCctctataaataaaagtatttggTCTAAATCTGAGCACACTGCTATACAAAGAATTGCCTTTCAACATCATCTACAAGATTGGGACGCCATCTCTAAAGAGTTAAACTCTGGGAGAACAAACTACCAAAGTTTTGTCTACTTCCGGACAAACATGAACAACACTGTCATAGGAGGGAAATGGACCAGAGAAGAAGAGGAATACCTTAAAAGATTAATTGAGTATTACAAGGAGGACAATTACATTCCGTGGGGTAAAGTTGCAGCGTCAATGGAAAATAGGACAAAGGTACAAatttataacaagttttatagaCTTTGCGAACTTAGGAAAGGCAAATTTCTACAAGAGGAAGATTCAGTTATACTGTCATGTGTACAACACTTTGGGCCAAACTTTCGAAAGGTGACAGAATATTTACAGGGTCGCTCAGTGACACAGTGCAGAGATCGGTACAACACGTTGATGCGGCACAACTTCTCAGCAGTCTGGACAGTGGAAGAAGATAGGAAATTAGTTCAACTAGTGTCCACCCAAGACGAGGCAACAGTTTTCTCCACAATAACACGGTTCTTTCCTGGAAAAGATCGGATGAACATTAGGACTAGATATTTGACTTTAGCTAAATGGATAAAAAGGCATCCTAATACCAATATTGCTCATGCCCCACGACGTGGTGCAAGAAGGTTGGGTCACGGAAAATCAACTAAAGATTTGAGCAAAGCCATAGAATGCTTGAAAAAACGACTACAGTCAGAAGTGAcagataaaaagaaaagaaaggtCACAGTAGACTCACCTGAGAATGTCATAGATGATGCTATGGTAGCTGTCTTAACTACAGAACTCACCATACAAATGGCAGCAGAAAGGCAAAATTTATTGTTACAAGAGGAAAGGGACGACGGTAGATGTCAGGTTGTAATCAAAGATTACGAGGTTACACATTTACACAGAATACTTCTACTAttgaaatcaaaattaaataaacacaaGTTTGCAAATAGTCCCTCACGTAACACACACCAAGGCTTATTAGATGTTAAGTTTGAAAAGAATTATTCTCAATTTAGATCCTATTCGAAAACGATTGctgtaaaaaaacttaaatcaCAGAAGAAGCTAGACATTTGGGGAAATGGCACATTAGAGAACTTGGCTTATGTGTTACCGCCTCAGTATGCGACAATAATTGGTTGTAAAAAAGTCACACTTAGTCACCAGTACCCTAAAGCACAGCATGAGGAACCTaggaatattaatattttagccAAAAGAAATCTTATGGTCCGAAATGAGCTTCAGCTTTTAATAGAACGGTTTCATACAATTTTCCTCTGGCCAATACTACTTTCCAGCTCAACACCAAATGTATATAAGACGTACATAACACCACCCGGAGCACAGAATTTAAATAGAATTATGAGAACAAGTGATTATGAGACTCGTTCTTTTACAGATGACTATAATTTTGTGTTACCAAAGCCAGATTTGAAGACTGTTAagagtgtaaaaaaaaatcaaaacactaTAGATCTGGTAGAGTCAAATGATAGtcaaaaaattaatatagatGAAAATTTCTTTGAAAGCATATCatag
- the LOC112053994 gene encoding DNA mismatch repair protein Mlh1, with product MGEPGVIRKLDEEVVNRIAAGEIVQRPANALKELIENSLDAHSTNIIITVKAGGLKYIQIQDNGTGIRHDNLDIVCERFTTSKLSQYEDLQAISTYGFRGEALASISHIAHLTILTKTANDKCAYKASYENGKLIGPIKPCAGNNGTQITIEDLFYNVPARKRALRSPTEEYAHMMEVVGGYAIHNSAVGFTLKKFAESTDIKTPIKSSVIENVRIIHGNSIARELLEIHLVEPTLRMSLHGYITNVNYSHKKGAMLLFINHRLVDSSSIRKAVDCVYATYLPKNAHSYVYLSLELDPKNVDVNVHPTKHEVQFLYEEQIIDKLKTAIESKLLSCNTSRVMYTQARLPGATMVDEIVRKTTDGAKVYAKDLVRVDSDTQKIDKFFRVANKQTNNTTVPQTNHKVDLTRDITDDCDMEDRTKERGVEELHRTNNLNRNTETNVPMDVDTLEDDTNKEVSRTPRFVFEDAELLNKIETCVEPNTNNLNSGTSETNKIPKDSHNLQNKSNTNITNNPETNTEENKDLNNQDLIDLSLISEPNEANDPKGNYKSVVVDSNTTYIDPKESFKTRTFKYERVETKLTSVKQLRLSVENKCSMNLREILANLIFIACIDCDRCLIQHSTKLYLCDTVKLTEELFYETMLYDFQNLGLIKLSNPLPLEELFVLGLRTQEDEWDPELGDMHELAQQMRKLLISKRAMLLEYFSIEVTAHGDLAALPLLLDGHTPFMGALPTYLVRLVTEINWESEKECFDTLCRQTAIFYSQSNPDTVEDIVKSEMWKQEHVIFPAIKRNFLPPVSFVSNGAILQIASLSDLYKVFERC from the exons atgggCGAACCGGGAGTAATAAGAAAATTAGATGAAGAAGTAGTCAATCGCATCGCAGCCGGGGAAATAGTTCAAAGACCGGCTAACGCTCTAAAAGAATTGATAGAAAATAG CTTAGATGCACATTCAACAAATATAATCATAACAGTGAAAGCTGGAGGCCTAAAATATATtcag ATTCAAGACAACGGCACAGGCATTAGACATGACAACCTAGATATTGTCTGTGAAAGGTTTACCACTTCCAAGCTGTCACAGTATGAGGATCTACAGGCCATCAGTACCTACGGGTTTAGGGGCGAAGCCCTAGCGAGTATCAGTCATATTGCACATTTGACAATTCTGACCAAGACGGCAAATGATAAATGTGCTTATAA GGCATCATACGAGAACGGCAAACTCATAGGTCCAATAAAGCCTTGCGCTGGCAACAACGGCACACAAATAACCATAGAGGACTTGTTCTACAACGTACCGGCCCGCAAGAGAGCCCTGCGGAGCCCCACGGAGGAGTACGCGCATATGATGGAGGTGGTGGGAGGGTATGCCATACACAACAGTGCCGTTGGTTTCACTTTGAAGAAGTTTGCTGAATCAACTGATATAAAAACACCTATTAAATCGTCGGTTATTGAAAATGTCAGAATT ATTCACGGCAACTCCATAGCCCGTGAGCTGCTAGAGATACACCTCGTGGAGCCAACACTCCGCATGTCTCTACATGGTTACATCACCAACGTCAACTATTCGCACAAGAAGGGCGCCATGCTGCTCTTCATCAACCACCGGCTGGTTGATTCGTCTT cAATCCGCAAAGCGGTGGACTGCGTATACGCCACGTATCTGCCTAAAAACGCGCACTCGTACGTGTATCTGAGTTTGGAATTAG aTCCAAAAAACGTAGACGTAAACGTCCACCCCACGAAACACGAGGTTCAGTTTCTGTACGAGGAGCAGATCATAGACAAGTTAAAGACGGCCATAGAGAGCAAACTGCTCAGCTGCAACACTTCTAGGGTCATGTACACACAG GCAAGGTTGCCAGGAGCGACAATGGTCGATGAGATAGTTAGAAAAACCACGGACGGTGCCAAAGTGTATGCCAAAGACTTGGTGCGCGTCGACTCCGACACACAAAAAATTGACAAGTTCTTTCGAGTCgcgaataaacaaacaaacaacacaaCTGTACCACAGACAAACCATAAAGTAGATTTAACCAGAGACATTACAGATGATTGTGACATGGAAGACAGAACAAAAG AAAGAGGTGTAGAAGAATTACATAGAACTAACAATCTAAATCGCAATACTGAAACAAATGTACCCATGGATGTTGATACACTTGAAGATGATACAAATAAAGAAGTTTCCAGAACACCACGTTTCGTATTCGAAGACGcagaacttttaaacaaaatagaaaCCTGTGTTGAACCAAATACAAACAATCTAAATTCAGGAACTTCAGAAACTAATAAAATACCAAAAGATTCACACAATctacaaaataaaagtaatacaaatataacaaacaaTCCAGAAACGAATACAGaagaaaataaagatttaaacaaTCAAGATTTGATCGAtctatcattaatatctgaacCAAATGAAGCGAATGATCCAAAAGGCAATTATAAATCCGTAGTAGTTGATTCAAATACAACGTATATAGATCCCAAAGAATCCTTCAAGACGAGAACATTCAAATATGAAAGAGTTGAAACAAAGTTGACCAGTGTGAAACAGTTGAGGTTGAGCGTTGAGAACAAATGCAGTATGAACTTGAGGGAGATATTGGCTAATCTGATTTTCATTGCGTGCATAGATTGTGATAGATGTCTAATACAGCATTCCACTAAGCTTTATTTGTGTGACACTGTTAAGTTGAC GGAAGAACTATTCTACGAgacaatgttgtatgatttcCAAAACCTCGGCCTGATCAAGTTGTCGAACCCACTACCCTTGGAGGAGCTGTTCGTGCTGGGCCTTAGGACTCAGGAGGATGAATGGGATCCTGAACTGG GTGACATGCATGAGTTAGCGCAGCAGATGCGCAAACTGCTGATCAGCAAGCGGGCGATGCTGCTCGAGTACTTCTCTATAGAGGTCACCGCGCACGGGGACCTAGCCGCCTTGCCCTTACTGTTGG ACGGACACACACCTTTCATGGGAGCATTACCGACATACCTAGTCCGTCTAGTCACAGAAATCAATTGGGAATCAGAGAAGGAATGTTTCGATACGTTATGTAGACAAACAGCCATTTTCTATTCACAATCAAACCCTGATACTGTAGAGGATATCGTGAAGTCGGAGATGTGGAAACAAGAACATGTAATATTTCCGGCTATTAAAAGGAACTTTTTGCCGCCCGTCAGTTTTGTAAGCAACGGCGCCATATTACAGATCGCGAGTTTGAGTGATTTGTATAAAGTGTTTGAACGTTGTTGA